CCGCGCTTCAGCATCAGATCAGGGTATTTAGTGCGCACGGGGAGCTTGTGGACAAAGCGGTTCTCTCCACCTTCCTTGTATTCCTCGATCTCGTATTCCATGGACAGCCCTGAAACGGACTGAAAGCGCACATCATTCCTGTTCTTGCTTATGCTGAATTCCACTTTATAGTAGAACCCCCATGGCGGATAATGCTCGTTCATCACGGCGCCCTTAGACCTTCATCAATTTAAGGCCTTCATGGGCTATTTCGATGCTCTCTATCGCGGCCTCATTGGCATCTGATTTGAAATCAGGGGCGGTGACTTTTACCGGGAAGCACCTTACGGCCGACCATGCCGCCACAGGCTCGTGTCTTTCGTTCAGCAGCCTTATTGTCACATCGCGCCGCTCATTGACCCGTTCGTTGGCGATTTCATCCAGCCACGCATTGAAGTCGAAATCGCGCTCGAATTTCCCGCGTTTCATGGTTATATTATTATTTTTGACCAATCCGGGCATGGCGATCTTGTTGAAATCCTTGCTGTCGCTGTGCCGGTATTCGATTTTCTCCCTCTCCATGACAAGCCCGGTCACCTCAGTGAAACTGAGCTTTGCGCCGCCCCAATCAACCTGAAAATGGAATCTGGGTAATGGATACTCCTGCGTCATGGCCATCTCCCTTTCTTAATAGGATTCGATCAGTTCATCCGATTGTATTTTAAGTACCATCACGACTCCGCCATTTTATGGGAAAACCTGAGGACGATGAATTCAGCGGGGCGGACGACGGCCATTCCGATTTCCACTATCATGCGTCCTTCGAGAATATCCAGGGTTGTCATCGTCTTCCCTAGCCCCACGGCGACATAGAATGCATGTTCCGGTTTTACGCCCTGCAGGGCGCCCTGCCGCCAGAGCACGGTCAGAAAGTTCTCTATCATAGCCTGCACACGCACCCAGGTATTGGCATCGTTCGGCTCGAACACGAACTGCTCGGTTGCCTTTTTTGTCGACTCTTCTACGAAATTGAAGAACCGCCTGACGTTGACATAGCGCCACTCATTGTCGTTCCCGGCGAGGGTACGCGCGCCCCAGACGAGAGTCCCCTTGCCTGTAAAGGCGCGGATGGCGTTTATGGATTTTCCGCCGTTTGGATCTATATTGAGAGAATCCAGTTCCGAAGCGGTAAACATGTCTTTAGGACCGACGATTCCGCTGATGCTGACGTTCGCGGGCGCTTTCCAGACACCCCTGGTGCGGTCCACGTAGGCATAGACACCGGCAACAGCACCTGAAGGAGGAATAATCGAAGCCTTGTTCTGGATTCCGGTGATAATCGTCTTGTATAGAGGAAAATTGGAAATCAGGCCATCGTGCTTGTCCTTTTCCAATTTTCTGGCAGCGTCCACCAGGCCAAGCCAGGCCTTGCTGATCTTATCGAAAAGTGGCCGGAGCAGTCCAAGCACTTCGTCCATATTAGCCTGGTCGCTTTCTGTATCCTCCAGGATTGCCGAGGGGGGCGTAGCGTTAAGTCCATCCCATTCATTTGCTGAAAGCATAGTTGCATTATATTGTGGTTCATACCCATCTATATTGACGAGTTCTTTATCGTAACTGATTAATTCACTGAAGGGTTGCGCCAGAGATTCTATAAGACCACCTAATGATCCTCTCAAAGGTTCGTTCTTAAGGGCGCTACTGCTGGTCCCAATCAGTTCGTCAGCTTTCCTTGCGATGCCGAATAAAAAATCAATTAGTTTCATAAAATTTGCAACTGTTTTACCTGAAAGATAAACACTTTCGAGATCGGTAAATTTCTCCCTTAATGTTCGAGTACCTGCGAGTAAGCTTGAGACAGCACCGATCTTCTGATTATCGGATATGACGTCTTCATATTCCGAAATCAACCCCTTAATTTTTGTATCGTCGGTCACGCCCGATAAATCGATCCGTGTTTCCCCGATTTTGATTACGTCCTTGAAATCGCGATAGGTAACGTCTTTTGGGAAGCTGGCTTTCAACCACGGGGAATAAGCCATTCCGTATTTCAGATCCTTAATGCCGATACCAGGCCGGAAATTAGCGCCTTTAGAATCATCCTCTTTTACATGGAACAGGCAAACCCTGTCCATCAGCCTGCCGCACTGGTCCAGGGCCTTCATGTAAATTTCATAAAAATCCGCATCGAGTAGCGAGTTATCGGGAAAAACGAGTATCGTGGGTTCATCTACCGCTTCGAGGGCATCAATTCCTTTTCCTGTGCCGATGAAGTCATTTTTTGTCTTGGAGGATGGATTATCATAGCTGCCCGTGGAAACGATGTAACAGTCGCCTCCGCCATTTGCGTAGAACAAGCGGAGACTGTCATACATGTAAAACATATTTCCGACTGATGCCGATTTGAAATTACGGCTGTCATCCAAAATAACTTCAGTAACGGATGGGGCGGAGCCCACCCCAAAATAGGCCTCATACTCGGCAATGGAACCTATCTTCGTGGGCACGTTAATAAGGTCTCCGGGCGCGACCTTTTCGGCCTTTTGCGTATATCCTATAAACGCAGGTATCGCCGTCTCGACCGGCGCGATGGAGGGTGGGAACTTCGGTATCTCTTCGATGTAAACACCCGGCATTTTGTACGTTGTAGGCATCCTTTTACCTCCGTTTTAAAAATTTGGAAAATTCATACAAAGATCTCCGAGACGAGCCTAGTAACCTTCCCCGCGATATCCATTCCCTCAGCCTTGATCTGGCACAATGATGGCTTTTGCCTTGTGCCTGCATTTCCGAAACGGGTTAAAGGTAGCGGTTCGGGTGTTTCAAAAACGACATGGCCGGTTCTCTTGTTAATATACTTCCAGACGGTCGAACGGTTTTTGAAGCGGACCTGGAAAACAGGATAGCTCGCCTTGGGAAACCCATCAGGTCCGATCAAGCTGAAATCATCGTCATCTTCACGCATTGCCGCCAAACGGATGAGAGCAAACACATTCTCAGGTATGTCTTTAGACAGCATTATTCCTCGAGCAGGTGCCCCGACGAGCCCGGCGGGCGGTACAATGCGAGGCACATCGCCCTGATTGACAAATACAGGCATATTGCCGACTGTGGGTTTAATTCCCGGGAGAGGGCGTCGGGCTGGTCGCCGGTCAACTGATGCAAAGCATTATCCGACAGGAACAAGGATTCCGCCTGGTCATCTGCGGCGAGCGATGGAATCTCTCTGGAGAGAAAAAGGGCTTTTTGGGCACCTTCGCCCCTTTTAACACCGGTCATATTTGATAAGACGGGCACATGTTCTTTGAACCTGTTGGTCTCATTTTCTCCTCGGTGATACAATTCATGGACCCTTTGAGGTCGAAGCGTCAAAGCCGTATAGTTAAAAAACTCGACATCCTGCACCGTCACGACGCATTCGAATTCTGCATGGCAAGGAATTTTGGCTCTATCTGGCGCTAATACTATGCAGCCCAACTGCGTCTCCTTATAGACGCACCCCAGGCCGCTTAGAGCCCTTGAGGTGGAATCGGTAGGCGTGACTGCGAGAAAGGAGCGCATATCATAGG
This sequence is a window from Deltaproteobacteria bacterium. Protein-coding genes within it:
- a CDS encoding phage tail sheath subtilisin-like domain-containing protein; this encodes MPTTYKMPGVYIEEIPKFPPSIAPVETAIPAFIGYTQKAEKVAPGDLINVPTKIGSIAEYEAYFGVGSAPSVTEVILDDSRNFKSASVGNMFYMYDSLRLFYANGGGDCYIVSTGSYDNPSSKTKNDFIGTGKGIDALEAVDEPTILVFPDNSLLDADFYEIYMKALDQCGRLMDRVCLFHVKEDDSKGANFRPGIGIKDLKYGMAYSPWLKASFPKDVTYRDFKDVIKIGETRIDLSGVTDDTKIKGLISEYEDVISDNQKIGAVSSLLAGTRTLREKFTDLESVYLSGKTVANFMKLIDFLFGIARKADELIGTSSSALKNEPLRGSLGGLIESLAQPFSELISYDKELVNIDGYEPQYNATMLSANEWDGLNATPPSAILEDTESDQANMDEVLGLLRPLFDKISKAWLGLVDAARKLEKDKHDGLISNFPLYKTIITGIQNKASIIPPSGAVAGVYAYVDRTRGVWKAPANVSISGIVGPKDMFTASELDSLNIDPNGGKSINAIRAFTGKGTLVWGARTLAGNDNEWRYVNVRRFFNFVEESTKKATEQFVFEPNDANTWVRVQAMIENFLTVLWRQGALQGVKPEHAFYVAVGLGKTMTTLDILEGRMIVEIGMAVVRPAEFIVLRFSHKMAES
- a CDS encoding phage tail protein, giving the protein MTQEYPLPRFHFQVDWGGAKLSFTEVTGLVMEREKIEYRHSDSKDFNKIAMPGLVKNNNITMKRGKFERDFDFNAWLDEIANERVNERRDVTIRLLNERHEPVAAWSAVRCFPVKVTAPDFKSDANEAAIESIEIAHEGLKLMKV